In Desulfosalsimonas propionicica, one DNA window encodes the following:
- a CDS encoding ABC transporter ATP-binding protein — METKQDGHLLEVNNIEVVYNDIVQVLRGVSLKVAEGGIVSLLGTNGAGKTTTLRAISGLLKPENGYIRDGYIRFRGRDITNVLGTYVVRQGAVMVPEERRVFKHLTVDENIWVGSVTRKDGQQKIREDHELMYRHFPRLANIPNRLAGYCSGGEQQMIVIARALMAAPKVLMLDEPSLGLAPLLVKEIFENIAAINRDLNTTILLVEQNARIALEISQYAYIMETGRIVLEGPAAELKQNPDVKEFYMGLTRAGGRKSFKEVKSYKRRKRWM; from the coding sequence ATGGAAACAAAACAGGACGGCCATCTGCTGGAAGTCAACAATATCGAGGTTGTATACAACGATATTGTTCAGGTTTTAAGGGGCGTGAGCCTGAAGGTGGCCGAAGGCGGCATTGTATCGCTTCTGGGCACCAACGGCGCTGGCAAGACGACCACGCTGCGGGCCATCAGCGGGCTGCTCAAGCCTGAAAACGGATACATCCGCGACGGCTATATCAGGTTCAGGGGCCGGGATATCACAAACGTTCTGGGAACCTACGTGGTAAGGCAGGGAGCGGTGATGGTGCCCGAGGAGCGCCGAGTTTTCAAGCATCTGACCGTGGATGAAAACATCTGGGTGGGTTCGGTGACCCGCAAAGACGGCCAGCAGAAAATCCGTGAAGACCATGAACTGATGTACCGGCATTTTCCCCGTCTGGCCAACATTCCCAACAGGCTTGCAGGCTATTGTTCCGGCGGAGAGCAGCAGATGATCGTGATTGCAAGAGCCCTGATGGCCGCCCCCAAGGTGCTGATGCTCGACGAGCCGTCCCTTGGCCTGGCCCCGCTTCTGGTAAAAGAGATTTTTGAAAACATTGCCGCCATCAACAGGGATCTGAATACCACTATTCTGCTCGTGGAGCAGAACGCCAGGATCGCCCTGGAAATATCGCAGTATGCCTATATCATGGAAACCGGCAGGATCGTGCTGGAGGGGCCGGCTGCGGAGCTGAAGCAAAACCCGGATGTAAAGGAGTTTTACATGGGCCTGACCCGGGCGGGGGGACGAAAATCATTCAAGGAGGTCAAGTCTTACAAGCGGCGGAAAAGATGGATGTAG
- a CDS encoding universal stress protein, with the protein MKILVGYNRTKASANALSLAREHALFFNARVLVVTSMEGGSSETFEQIASVDKSLNEAGRFMKEKGVECETHQLARGMTPGEDLVRFAAENEIDLIFVGVRKKSRTQKIILGSTAQFIILKAPCPVTTVK; encoded by the coding sequence ATGAAAATACTGGTCGGCTACAACCGGACAAAAGCCTCGGCCAATGCCCTGTCCCTTGCCCGGGAACATGCCCTGTTTTTTAATGCCAGGGTTTTGGTTGTCACCTCCATGGAAGGCGGGTCAAGCGAGACCTTCGAGCAGATCGCCAGCGTGGACAAGAGCCTCAATGAGGCCGGGCGGTTTATGAAGGAAAAGGGAGTGGAATGCGAGACCCATCAGCTTGCCCGGGGGATGACCCCGGGCGAGGATTTGGTGCGCTTTGCCGCGGAAAACGAAATCGATCTGATATTCGTGGGGGTCAGGAAAAAATCCCGGACCCAGAAGATCATTCTGGGCTCCACCGCGCAGTTTATTATTTTAAAGGCTCCGTGCCCCGTGACCACTGTTAAGTAA
- a CDS encoding ABC transporter substrate-binding protein, which produces MKTKKISIWLVVAAAALMLAAPGSSMAGEVYKTALSLAITGPTSDAGNPYSKGAEDYFRYVNDMNLLGDDTIECTIRDDKYETAITKRNFEEFLDMGIVFYLNYSTGSTLALKRDFDEVKMPTLPASFHAGNIEGSDYIFLPIASYSAQNIGLAEYVVDHHEGGTPKVAMYVHPSAFGREPVKDIEKAIEAGLDIELVETVEHGQDLDVTAMIQRWRSKGVEYVISQTVQSPVATMLKGAGNLGQVAESFGEEGKMTFLGAHYTGGNDLIALAGDAAENFYWTTSYIVTSEPGAGAEAQLELAQRYGRDEKTSNSHNYANGIMVAQVTTEVIRRAKARGNEINKENLYQELLEMNGMNAFYPVTTVGPVTYSKDDHQGVDTLQLYVVRDGAFRAEGKPFISEYAEKIK; this is translated from the coding sequence ATGAAAACCAAAAAAATCAGCATATGGTTGGTTGTTGCAGCCGCGGCCCTGATGCTGGCCGCACCCGGGTCTTCCATGGCCGGAGAGGTTTACAAAACAGCGCTGTCCCTTGCCATCACAGGCCCGACATCTGATGCGGGAAATCCCTATTCAAAGGGAGCGGAAGATTATTTCCGGTATGTCAATGACATGAACCTGCTGGGAGACGATACAATCGAGTGCACGATCCGGGATGACAAGTATGAGACAGCCATCACCAAGCGAAACTTTGAAGAATTTCTGGATATGGGCATTGTGTTTTATCTCAATTATTCCACCGGCAGCACCCTGGCGCTGAAGCGCGATTTTGACGAAGTGAAAATGCCCACACTTCCGGCCTCGTTTCATGCCGGCAACATAGAGGGTTCGGATTACATTTTCCTGCCCATTGCGTCATATTCCGCGCAAAACATCGGCCTTGCCGAATATGTGGTGGACCACCATGAAGGCGGCACCCCAAAGGTGGCCATGTATGTCCATCCATCCGCTTTTGGAAGAGAGCCTGTCAAAGACATTGAGAAAGCCATTGAAGCGGGTCTGGATATAGAACTCGTTGAAACGGTTGAACACGGTCAGGATCTGGATGTCACGGCTATGATCCAGAGGTGGAGAAGCAAGGGCGTTGAGTATGTAATAAGCCAGACGGTTCAGTCGCCGGTGGCAACAATGCTCAAGGGTGCAGGCAACCTCGGACAGGTTGCAGAAAGCTTTGGAGAAGAAGGGAAGATGACCTTTCTCGGCGCCCATTACACAGGCGGCAACGACTTGATCGCCCTGGCCGGGGATGCGGCTGAAAATTTTTACTGGACAACTTCTTATATCGTGACATCCGAACCCGGAGCAGGTGCCGAGGCCCAGCTTGAACTTGCCCAAAGGTACGGCCGGGACGAGAAGACGAGCAATTCACACAACTATGCAAACGGGATCATGGTCGCCCAGGTCACAACAGAGGTGATCCGGCGGGCCAAGGCCAGGGGAAATGAGATCAACAAGGAAAATCTTTATCAGGAACTGCTGGAGATGAACGGCATGAACGCCTTTTACCCGGTTACCACCGTGGGGCCGGTTACATATTCCAAAGACGATCACCAGGGAGTTGACACCCTGCAGCTCTATGTTGTCCGTGACGGGGCGTTTCGGGCAGAGGGAAAACCGTTTATCTCTGAATACGCAGAAAAAATCAAGTAG
- a CDS encoding M24 family metallopeptidase: protein MDFGPSTPPEELHARVRKLQQHLQEKQLQGALILQKADLFYFSGTIQQAHLFIPAEGEAVLMVRKDIERARAESALSQVVSLSSPKQIPEILGRHGIDRPARLGMELDVLPANLYFNFIRLFENAEITDISTAIRMIRAVKSDYEIDKIRTAARFSDRLAACVPDLLKEGIPEVELAGRIEAEARKMGHQGIVRMRLWGAELFYGHVMAGSAAAVPSYLSSPTGGAGVNAYVAQGAGMRPVGRNEPVLVDMVFAFEGYNSDHARIYSIGELPADLTAAHQVMRDIQEAVKKAALPGTAAGDLYELALNMAEDKGLGDCFMGTGAQRIRFVGHGIGLELDEFPFLARGQKLALEPGMIIALEPKVIFPEKGVVGIENTHVVTQNGLEQLGEYPEEITVI, encoded by the coding sequence ATGGATTTCGGCCCCTCCACCCCGCCGGAAGAACTACACGCCCGTGTGCGAAAACTTCAGCAGCACCTGCAGGAAAAACAACTCCAGGGCGCCCTGATACTGCAGAAGGCCGATCTGTTTTACTTCAGCGGAACCATCCAGCAGGCCCATCTCTTTATTCCGGCTGAAGGCGAGGCCGTGCTCATGGTCAGAAAGGATATTGAGCGCGCCAGGGCGGAATCGGCCCTCAGCCAGGTTGTTTCCCTTTCCAGCCCCAAACAGATACCCGAGATCCTGGGCCGGCACGGCATTGATCGCCCGGCAAGACTTGGCATGGAGCTCGATGTTTTGCCGGCAAACCTGTATTTCAATTTCATCCGGCTGTTTGAAAACGCCGAAATCACGGATATCAGCACCGCCATCCGGATGATCCGCGCGGTGAAATCAGACTATGAAATCGATAAAATCCGCACCGCCGCCCGGTTTTCCGACCGCCTGGCGGCCTGTGTGCCCGATCTGTTAAAGGAAGGCATACCGGAGGTGGAACTGGCCGGCCGAATCGAGGCCGAAGCCAGAAAAATGGGACACCAGGGTATTGTACGCATGCGGCTGTGGGGGGCCGAACTGTTTTACGGCCACGTCATGGCCGGGTCTGCGGCTGCCGTGCCGAGCTATCTGTCTTCGCCAACCGGCGGTGCCGGGGTCAACGCATATGTGGCTCAGGGAGCGGGCATGCGGCCCGTGGGCAGAAACGAGCCCGTGCTTGTGGACATGGTTTTTGCATTTGAGGGCTACAATTCCGATCACGCCCGGATTTATTCCATCGGCGAACTTCCCGCCGACCTGACGGCCGCCCATCAGGTGATGCGCGATATCCAGGAGGCTGTGAAAAAAGCCGCCCTGCCGGGCACAGCCGCGGGCGATCTTTACGAACTGGCCCTGAACATGGCTGAAGACAAGGGCCTGGGCGACTGTTTCATGGGCACGGGTGCCCAGCGCATCCGGTTTGTAGGCCACGGTATCGGCCTGGAGCTGGATGAATTTCCGTTTCTTGCCCGGGGGCAGAAACTGGCCCTGGAACCCGGGATGATCATTGCCCTGGAGCCCAAGGTCATTTTCCCGGAAAAAGGCGTGGTGGGAATTGAAAACACCCATGTGGTCACCCAAAACGGACTGGAACAGCTCGGCGAATATCCGGAAGAGATTACTGTCATATGA
- a CDS encoding ABC transporter ATP-binding protein, with product MPNLIVSDVTLTFGGLHALSSVNLEIQPGLITSVIGPNGAGKTSLLNCISGFYHPTSGEIHYKDRRLTKLAPHHVSKLGISRAFQNLELFGGLSVLDNLMLARHKDLSYNLLHAVFFFGKAARVEAENRENVESVIDFMELEPYRKQTVGNLSYGVQKRVEVARALTLEPEVILLDEPMAGMNVEEKEDMVRFIFDIKKEWEITVVIVEHDLGVVMDISDQIYVLDFGEVIGLGNADQIASNPRVVEAYIGEE from the coding sequence ATGCCGAATTTAATCGTATCTGATGTAACGCTCACCTTTGGCGGTCTCCACGCCCTTTCTTCCGTGAACCTGGAAATCCAGCCCGGTCTGATCACCTCTGTTATCGGGCCCAACGGTGCGGGCAAAACCAGCCTGTTAAACTGCATATCCGGATTTTACCATCCCACCAGCGGCGAGATTCATTACAAGGACCGGCGTTTGACGAAACTGGCGCCGCACCATGTGTCAAAGCTCGGAATATCGCGTGCTTTCCAGAACCTTGAGCTGTTTGGCGGACTGTCCGTGCTCGACAACCTCATGCTGGCCCGCCACAAGGATCTTTCCTATAATCTTTTGCACGCTGTTTTCTTCTTTGGAAAAGCCGCCAGAGTTGAAGCGGAAAACCGGGAAAACGTGGAAAGCGTCATCGATTTCATGGAGCTTGAGCCTTACCGGAAACAGACCGTTGGCAATCTGAGCTACGGGGTGCAGAAAAGAGTCGAAGTGGCCCGGGCCCTTACCCTGGAGCCGGAAGTGATTTTGCTCGACGAGCCCATGGCGGGCATGAATGTCGAGGAAAAAGAAGACATGGTGCGCTTTATTTTCGACATCAAAAAGGAGTGGGAAATAACCGTGGTTATTGTCGAGCATGACCTTGGCGTGGTCATGGATATTTCGGATCAAATCTATGTGCTGGATTTCGGCGAAGTGATCGGATTGGGAAATGCGGATCAGATCGCCTCCAATCCCAGGGTTGTCGAGGCCTATATCGGGGAAGAGTAG
- a CDS encoding PAS domain S-box protein, with amino-acid sequence MSPKPTYEQMEHQMQELSREAERCRSAESAFQDQKAYLEALHETSLGLIAKIDKEELLENILDRASSLTGTEHGFIYLREPGTRHMHMRMGKGFFRGELGRQVVRGQGLGGRVWETEAVLLVDDYQVWPGRIPEKKLDQLRSIVGIPLKSDTEVAGVIGLAHVEKGRCFTKEDVSVLERFGALALIALQKARLYADVRRELAERNRAEAVLRESETRYRTLLESSPDPIVVYDMKGIATYVNPAFETTFGLSRKELLGKRIDFVPEESRAETRQAIERMLSGQTINLFETRRLTRDGRVLDVQISSTLYTGADGRPAGNIVILRDISAQKQAERKLQHYRDQLEKLVAERTAELEGSNRALEQEIEERKRAEHCLQQNQKDLRAQSHHLEEVNTALRVLLNQHERDQRGLSEMVRRNVEQLVHPYLEKIMNTRLDTRQKTLLQILETNLDNIVSPFIHRLAGRTGNFTPMEIRVADLIKAGKTNDEIAEVLLVSKNTILFHRHNIRTKLDIKNKKINLRAHLLSLEQ; translated from the coding sequence ATGAGCCCAAAACCGACCTATGAGCAGATGGAACATCAGATGCAGGAATTAAGCCGGGAAGCCGAGCGCTGCCGGAGTGCCGAGTCGGCATTTCAGGATCAAAAAGCTTACCTTGAGGCCCTGCATGAAACCTCCCTTGGCTTGATTGCCAAGATTGACAAAGAAGAACTTCTGGAAAATATTCTGGATCGGGCTTCATCTCTGACCGGCACCGAGCACGGCTTTATTTATCTGCGCGAGCCCGGTACCCGACACATGCACATGCGGATGGGAAAGGGGTTTTTCAGGGGCGAGCTGGGCCGGCAGGTGGTCCGGGGCCAGGGTCTGGGCGGCCGGGTATGGGAAACCGAAGCGGTTTTGCTCGTTGATGACTACCAGGTTTGGCCCGGCCGGATACCGGAGAAGAAACTCGACCAACTGCGTTCCATTGTCGGTATTCCCCTGAAGTCGGATACGGAAGTGGCGGGTGTGATCGGTCTTGCCCATGTGGAAAAAGGACGCTGTTTTACAAAAGAGGATGTGAGCGTGCTGGAGCGATTTGGCGCCCTGGCACTGATCGCGCTTCAAAAGGCCCGGCTGTACGCTGACGTGCGCCGGGAACTGGCCGAGCGAAACCGGGCCGAGGCGGTTTTGCGGGAAAGCGAAACCCGGTACCGCACCCTTTTGGAATCATCACCGGATCCAATTGTGGTCTATGACATGAAAGGTATTGCCACTTATGTCAACCCGGCTTTTGAAACCACCTTCGGGCTGTCGCGAAAGGAACTGCTGGGCAAACGCATCGATTTCGTGCCCGAGGAAAGCCGGGCCGAAACCCGGCAGGCCATTGAAAGGATGCTTTCCGGCCAGACCATCAATCTTTTTGAAACCCGGCGCCTGACCCGAGACGGCCGGGTGCTGGATGTTCAGATTTCTTCCACCCTGTATACGGGCGCAGACGGCAGGCCGGCGGGCAACATCGTGATCCTGCGCGATATCAGTGCGCAAAAGCAGGCGGAAAGAAAGCTGCAACATTACCGCGACCAGCTCGAAAAACTGGTGGCAGAGCGCACGGCAGAACTCGAAGGCTCCAACAGGGCCCTTGAGCAGGAAATCGAGGAGCGCAAGCGGGCTGAACATTGCCTGCAGCAAAATCAAAAAGACCTGCGCGCCCAGTCACATCATCTCGAGGAGGTCAATACCGCCCTGCGGGTTCTTTTAAACCAGCATGAGCGCGACCAGCGTGGGCTTAGCGAAATGGTGCGCAGAAACGTGGAGCAACTCGTTCATCCCTACCTGGAAAAAATCATGAATACACGTCTGGATACGCGCCAGAAAACGCTTTTGCAGATCCTGGAGACAAACCTGGACAATATCGTATCCCCGTTTATCCACAGACTGGCCGGCCGAACCGGAAATTTCACGCCCATGGAGATCCGCGTGGCCGATCTGATCAAGGCGGGCAAAACCAATGACGAGATTGCAGAAGTGCTTTTGGTTTCCAAAAACACCATATTGTTTCACCGGCACAATATCAGAACCAAATTGGATATAAAAAACAAGAAGATAAACCTTCGCGCCCATTTGCTTTCCCTTGAACAATAG
- a CDS encoding branched-chain amino acid ABC transporter permease: MMSANRWMATGNYFTAYRQEQRIFATHTDRLMFALFLVVLFSWPYFIELSTKHMLVIDNILIAVIAVYGLNLVTGFAGQISVGHAAFMGVGAYTVASVAGVIGDQHVLITHAWPLMILLSGLMGAAMGLIVGLPALRLRHLYLLMATLSFQLIFQWIIGSMELFNQGQFMYVGRVHWFSGEVGRSQHYMFWYYALLVTVVVSGLGVRNILRTRYGRSLVAVRDNDRAADAMGMHPGLTKVFAFGLAGFFAGMAGALQAYLNRGAGFETFTLHESIQYLAMTIVGGLGQLTGCIFGPAAIRILDLQVESLAQWAGGILPSSLDLATGLRPLSFGLVIVLFLIFEPRGIANWWRIIRSYIKLWPFRY; the protein is encoded by the coding sequence ATGATGTCAGCAAATCGCTGGATGGCCACAGGCAATTATTTTACCGCTTACCGGCAGGAGCAGCGGATTTTTGCCACCCATACCGACCGTCTGATGTTTGCGCTCTTTCTGGTTGTTTTGTTTTCATGGCCTTATTTCATCGAACTTTCCACCAAGCACATGCTGGTGATTGACAATATTCTGATCGCCGTTATTGCGGTCTACGGCCTGAATCTGGTCACAGGGTTTGCCGGTCAGATTTCAGTGGGCCACGCGGCCTTCATGGGGGTGGGCGCGTATACGGTGGCCTCTGTTGCCGGGGTTATCGGAGATCAGCATGTGCTCATCACCCATGCCTGGCCCCTGATGATTCTTTTATCCGGACTCATGGGGGCGGCCATGGGTTTGATCGTCGGCCTTCCGGCCCTGCGGTTGCGGCATTTGTACCTGCTTATGGCCACGCTGTCCTTTCAGTTGATATTTCAGTGGATCATCGGGTCCATGGAATTGTTCAACCAGGGGCAGTTCATGTATGTGGGCCGTGTGCACTGGTTTTCAGGCGAGGTGGGCCGTTCTCAGCATTACATGTTCTGGTATTATGCGCTTCTGGTTACCGTGGTTGTTTCCGGTTTGGGGGTTCGCAACATTTTGCGCACCCGATACGGACGCAGCCTGGTGGCTGTGCGCGACAATGACCGCGCAGCCGATGCCATGGGCATGCATCCCGGATTGACAAAGGTTTTTGCATTCGGTCTGGCGGGGTTTTTCGCCGGAATGGCAGGCGCCCTGCAGGCCTATCTCAACCGGGGTGCGGGTTTTGAGACCTTTACCCTCCATGAGTCCATTCAGTATCTGGCCATGACAATCGTGGGCGGCCTGGGACAGCTCACAGGATGCATCTTCGGGCCGGCGGCAATCCGGATTCTGGATCTTCAGGTGGAATCCCTTGCGCAATGGGCCGGAGGGATTCTGCCCTCATCGCTGGACCTGGCCACCGGACTGCGGCCCCTGAGCTTCGGTTTGGTCATTGTCTTGTTTCTCATCTTCGAGCCGCGCGGTATCGCCAACTGGTGGCGGATCATACGTTCTTATATAAAGCTTTGGCCGTTTCGATACTGA
- a CDS encoding AMP-binding protein: MENRDHLLEYSIPQLLRWRVKTSGNKTALREKDFGRWIPYTWNEYYDYTRRASLGLKEIGFGRQDKIALICDNIPEVLFVAIGAQAAGGISAGIYQTTLPDEIAQIIDYLEISVVFCSDQEQVDKVLEIRERIPNVKRVIYEDPRGMRGYRSDKWFMSIDDLYALGDRAHQNDPGCFETMVDEGSADEVCHLCLTSGTTGLPKGAMMTHRNYINMGLRLTEVDPLEPTDEYVSFLPFAWIGEQMNSFGVAMATGIAINFPESVETAMADLKEIGPHFMFGAPRIYETIRSQIWLKIDESYRFNKLCYNFFMKIGEKAAHYRMTGRSKPQVLGVLSWLGSVLMFRPLVNQIGLSRLRRAYTGGAALGPELFTFYQAIGVNLKQIYGQTEITGIAYVHRDGGVHPETVGKPLPGTECMISDQGEILSRSASVTKGYYKAPEKTAELIEPDGWLHSGDAGYINENGHLVVIDRVSDVMHNSRGEMFSPMFLENRLKFSPYIKEAVIFGNQQDYVSALINIDPIVVGKWAEDRGISFSTFMDLSAKPEVADLVYREIARINGNAEQAHFRIHRFAILYKLLDVDDGELTKTGKIRRQFVREKYRDLYEALYDASVSEKQVEAFYQYQDGQTATVKTKLAFYTMEQTS, translated from the coding sequence ATGGAAAACAGGGACCATCTTCTTGAATACAGCATCCCCCAGCTTCTGCGGTGGCGGGTGAAAACCAGCGGCAATAAAACCGCACTCAGGGAAAAGGATTTCGGCCGCTGGATTCCCTACACCTGGAACGAATACTACGATTATACCCGCAGGGCGTCGCTGGGGTTAAAGGAGATCGGTTTCGGCCGGCAGGACAAGATCGCCCTGATTTGCGACAACATCCCTGAGGTGCTTTTCGTGGCCATTGGGGCCCAGGCCGCAGGCGGGATATCCGCGGGCATCTACCAGACCACCCTTCCCGACGAGATCGCACAGATTATCGACTATCTTGAGATCAGCGTGGTTTTCTGCTCGGACCAGGAGCAGGTTGATAAGGTTTTGGAGATCCGTGAACGCATTCCGAATGTAAAAAGGGTGATATACGAAGATCCCAGGGGCATGCGCGGCTACAGATCCGATAAATGGTTTATGTCCATAGACGACCTCTACGCACTCGGCGACCGGGCACATCAAAACGACCCCGGGTGCTTTGAAACCATGGTGGACGAAGGCAGCGCCGATGAGGTCTGCCATCTTTGCCTGACCTCCGGGACCACGGGCCTGCCCAAGGGGGCTATGATGACCCACCGCAATTATATCAACATGGGCTTGCGGCTCACAGAGGTGGACCCCCTGGAGCCCACAGACGAATATGTTTCCTTTCTGCCCTTTGCATGGATCGGCGAGCAGATGAATTCCTTCGGGGTGGCCATGGCAACGGGCATTGCCATTAATTTTCCGGAATCGGTTGAAACCGCAATGGCGGATTTAAAGGAAATCGGTCCCCATTTCATGTTCGGCGCCCCGCGCATATATGAAACCATTCGGTCGCAGATCTGGCTCAAGATCGACGAGTCTTACCGTTTTAATAAGCTATGCTACAATTTTTTCATGAAAATCGGGGAGAAGGCGGCTCACTACCGGATGACCGGCCGCAGCAAGCCCCAGGTCCTGGGCGTTCTTTCCTGGCTGGGCAGTGTTTTGATGTTTCGCCCGCTGGTCAACCAGATCGGGCTCAGCCGCCTGCGGCGGGCCTACACCGGTGGGGCGGCCCTGGGTCCGGAGCTTTTCACCTTTTACCAGGCCATCGGCGTCAACCTCAAACAGATCTACGGCCAGACCGAGATCACCGGCATCGCCTACGTGCACAGAGACGGCGGGGTGCATCCGGAAACAGTGGGCAAGCCCCTTCCCGGCACAGAGTGCATGATATCGGATCAGGGCGAGATTCTTTCCAGGTCCGCCTCTGTGACAAAAGGCTATTACAAGGCACCGGAAAAAACCGCTGAACTCATAGAACCCGACGGATGGCTGCATTCCGGGGATGCGGGATATATCAACGAAAACGGTCACCTGGTGGTCATAGACCGGGTCTCTGATGTTATGCACAACAGCCGGGGCGAGATGTTTAGCCCCATGTTTCTTGAAAATCGACTCAAGTTCAGCCCTTATATCAAGGAAGCCGTAATTTTCGGCAATCAGCAGGACTACGTGTCGGCTTTGATCAACATCGATCCCATAGTGGTGGGCAAGTGGGCCGAAGACCGAGGAATATCGTTTTCCACCTTCATGGATCTTTCGGCAAAGCCGGAGGTGGCCGACCTGGTTTACAGGGAAATCGCCAGAATCAATGGAAATGCTGAACAGGCCCATTTCCGGATTCACCGGTTTGCCATCCTGTATAAGCTGCTCGACGTCGATGACGGGGAACTGACAAAAACCGGAAAGATCCGCAGGCAGTTTGTCCGGGAAAAATACCGCGATCTTTATGAGGCCCTCTATGACGCCTCTGTTTCCGAAAAGCAGGTCGAGGCCTTTTACCAATACCAGGACGGGCAGACTGCCACAGTGAAAACCAAACTGGCATTTTATACAATGGAACAAACCTCATGA
- a CDS encoding branched-chain amino acid ABC transporter permease: MTYFFQLVVSGIVVGSIYALAAIGFVLIYKSSRVLNLAHGQLIAAGAYITYTLTVYCHIPIYISFVLSMILTFFLAMSVERIFLRRLIGEPIISVIMVTIGLMSIIDGVIYLTPFGSENLSFPSFLPSQPIVFQGIYISYTQLAGVLITFLLIGVFSWFFRKSTVGISMRAVSDDQMASMSIGISVPRVFGLAWATAGLTAAAAGGILGNIVGLNFDTLHAFGIIVFPVVILGGLDSLPGAVAAGIIMGLIQQFASGYLDGNWGLSGTASLLPYIVLLVILLFKPHGLFGTHEIERV; this comes from the coding sequence ATGACTTATTTTTTCCAGCTCGTTGTCAGCGGAATTGTGGTGGGCTCAATCTATGCCCTGGCGGCCATCGGATTTGTGCTCATCTACAAGTCTTCCCGGGTGCTCAACCTCGCCCACGGCCAGCTCATCGCAGCAGGGGCGTACATCACATACACGCTCACGGTTTATTGCCACATACCCATTTATATTTCATTTGTGCTGAGCATGATACTGACGTTTTTCCTGGCCATGAGCGTGGAGAGAATCTTTCTGCGCCGCCTGATCGGAGAACCGATCATCTCGGTGATCATGGTGACCATCGGCCTGATGTCGATTATCGACGGCGTTATTTATCTCACCCCGTTTGGATCTGAAAATCTTTCCTTTCCATCGTTTCTGCCTTCTCAGCCCATTGTTTTCCAGGGGATCTATATTTCTTATACCCAGCTTGCGGGGGTTTTGATCACGTTTTTGCTCATCGGGGTGTTCTCCTGGTTTTTCAGGAAGTCCACTGTGGGCATTTCCATGCGCGCGGTCTCCGATGACCAGATGGCATCCATGTCCATCGGCATTTCCGTGCCCAGGGTGTTTGGCCTGGCATGGGCCACCGCAGGCCTGACAGCCGCGGCGGCCGGCGGAATTCTTGGCAATATCGTGGGCCTTAACTTTGATACGCTGCATGCCTTCGGGATCATCGTGTTTCCGGTTGTTATACTCGGAGGGCTGGATTCCCTTCCGGGCGCCGTGGCCGCAGGAATCATCATGGGCCTGATCCAGCAGTTTGCAAGCGGGTATCTTGACGGTAACTGGGGGCTGAGCGGCACCGCAAGCCTTCTGCCCTATATTGTGCTGCTGGTGATCCTTTTGTTCAAGCCCCACGGCTTGTTTGGTACACACGAAATTGAACGGGTGTAG